One window from the genome of Cricetulus griseus strain 17A/GY chromosome 2, alternate assembly CriGri-PICRH-1.0, whole genome shotgun sequence encodes:
- the Tonsl gene encoding tonsoku-like protein isoform X2, translating into MTLEQELRQLRKAKARAQRNGQLREEAVYCHQLGELLAGHGHFMEALEEHRQELHLLESVQDTLGCAVAHRKIGERLAEMEDYSAALKHQHLYLDLAGSLSNHTELQRAWATIGRTHLDVYDHHQSRDALLQAQAAFEKSLAIVDEKLEGMLTQRELSEMRTRLYLNLGLTFESLKQTALCNDYFKKSIFLAEQNSLYEDLFRAQYNLGAVHWRGGQHSQAIRCLEGARECARAMKMRFMESECCVVVSQVLQDLGDFLAAKRALKKAYRLGSQKPSQRVAVCQSLKYVLAVIQLQQQLEEAEGKDPQRAIAICEQLGDLFSKVGDFPKASEAYQRQLHFAERLNRPDLELAVIHVSLATTLGDMKDHRKAVHHYEEELRLRKGNALEEANTWFNIALSREEAGDAYELLAPCFQKAFSCAQKAQRFQLQRQILQHLHAVQLKLQPQEAPDTETKLQELSMAKDTEEEEEEEEEEEEASEALETSELELSESEDDGDSLSQKLEEDEELQSCLGRRKANKWNRRNDMGETLLHRACIEGQLRRVQDLVRQGHPLNPRDYCGWTPLHEACNYGHLEIVRFLLDHGATVDDPGGQGCDGITPLHDALNCGHFEVAELLIERGASVTLRTKKGLSPLETLQQWVKLYFRDLDLETRRKAACMERRLQVASSGQAPHGSPAVQTIPSNHLFDPETSPPSSPCPEASSCTPRPPEASPAPAKVFLEETVAAVSRPRRNRHRPTSSSSSSEDEDNVGHCRPSQKRLRHSLKAQPDEAQTPDPSSKSRDTATSSACRAAYQAAIRGVGSAQSRRLVPSLPRASDEVPTPKAALIPEEEFLAGEWLELDTPLTRSSRPSTSGSDYERCPVRHPTRAKQSRLTCLDGWGTWTKARDGSLATEPPESPSMPRTSGPNRENCTAGQPLLLVQPPPIRVRVQVQDNLFLIPVPHSDVHSVAWLGEQAAQRYYQTCGLLPRLTLRKDGALLAPHDLIPDVLQSNDEVLAEVTSWDLPPLTDRYRRACQSLGQGEHQQVLQAMEQQSSSPSFSACSLALCQAQLIPLLRALKLHTTLRELRLAGNRLGDGCAPELLATLGTMPNLVLLDLSSNHLSQEGLRQLVEGSSGQATLQNLEELDLSMNPLGDGCGQALASLLRACPMLSTLHLQACGFSAGFFQSHQAALGSAFQDVEHLKTLSLSYNTLGAPALARVLQSLPAHTLLRLELSSVAASKSNLSLVEPVVKYLTKEGCALAHLTLSANSLCDKAVRELSRCLPCCPSLVSLDLSANPEVSCASLEELLSILQERPQGLSFLGLSGCSIQGPLNSDIWDKIFMQLQELQLCSKRLSTRDRDAVCRRLPASACSLDQGPKLFFKCL; encoded by the exons ATGACCCTGGAACAGGAGCTTCGCC AGCTGAGGAAGGCCAAGGCCAGGGCTCAGAGAAATGGACAGCTGCGCGAAGAGGCAGTCTACTGCCACCAGCTGGGGGAGCTGCTGGCTGGCCACG GCCACTTCATGGAAGCCTTGGAGGAGCATCGGCAGGAGCTACATTTGCTAGAGAGCGTTCAGGACACCCTAGGCTGCGCAGTGGCCCACCGCAAGATCGGAGAACGGCTGGCCGAGATGGAGGATTACTCTGCTGCTCTGAAG CACCAGCACCTCTACCTGGATCTGGCCGGTTCCCTGTCCAACCACACTGAGCTGCAGAGAGCCTGGGCCACCATTGGCCGCACCCATCTAGATGTGTATGATCACCACCAGTCAAGAGACGCCTTACTGCAGGCACAGGCTGCCTTTGAGAAGAGCTTGGCTATTGTGGATGAGAAACTAGAGG GGATGCTGACCCAGCGAGAACTAAGTGAGATGCGGACTCGACTCTATCTCAACCTGGGCCTGACCTTTGAGAGTCTGAAGCAGACAGCCCTGTGCAATGACTACTTCAAGAAGAGCATCTTTCTTGCTGA GCAGAACAGTCTCTATGAAGATCTATTCCGGGCCCAATACAACCTGGGTGCCGTCCACTGGCGTGGAGGGCAGCACTCTCAGGCCATACGCTGCCTGGAGGGGGCCCGGGAGTGTGCACGTGCTATGAAAATGAGATTCATGGAAAGTGAATGCTGCGTGGTAGTGTCCCAG gtGCTCCAAGATCTGGGGGACTTTCTGGCTGCCAAACGAGCCCTGAAGAAGGCCTATAGGTTGGGCTCCCAGAAGCCTTCCCAGAGAGTAGCTGTCTGTCAGAGTCTCAAGTATG TATTGGCAGTGAtccagctgcagcagcagctggAAGAGGCTGAGGGCAAAGATCCTCAACGTGCCATAGCTATCTGTGAGCAGCTGGGGGACCTTTTCTCCAAGGTGGGTGACTTTCCAAAGGCATCAGAGGCTTACCAGAGGCAG CTGCACTTTGCTGAGCGGCTGAACAGACCGGATCTCGAGCTGGCTGTCATCCACGTGTCCCTGGCCACCACACTGGGAGACATGAAAGATCACCGCAAGGCTGTACACCACTATGAAGAGGAACTGAGGCTTCGCAAGGGCAATGCCCTGGAG GAGGCTAACACTTGGTTCAATATTGCACTGTCACGAGAGGAAGCTGGTGACGCATATGAGCTGCTAGCGCCATGCTTCCAGAAGGCTTTTAGCTGCGCCCAGAAGGCCCAGCGCTTCCAGCTACAG AGGCAGATCTTACAGCACCTTCATGCCGTGCAACTAAAGTTGCAGCCCCAAGAAGCCCCCGACACTGAAACAAAACTGCAGGAACTGAGTATGGcaaaagacacagaggaagaggaggaggaggaagaagaggaagaagaagccaGTGAGGCCCTGGAGACCAGTGAACTAGAACTCTCAGAGAGTG aggatgACGGTGACAGCCTGTCTCAGAAGCTGGAGGAAGATGAGGAACTTCAGAGCTGTCTGGGCCGGCGGAAGGCAAACAAG TGGAACAGGCGCAATGACATGGGAGAGACCCTGCTGCACCGAGCCTGCATCGAAGGCCAACTGCGCCGCGTCCAGGATCTTGTGAGGCAG GGCCATCCTCTGAATCCCCGAGACTACTGTGGCTGGACACCTCTACATGAAGCATGCAACTATGGGCATCTTG AGATCGTCCGCTTCCTTCTGGACCACGGAGCAACAGTGGATGACCCAGGTGGCCAGGGATGTGATGGCATCACTCCCCTGCATGATGCCCTCAACTGTGGTCATTTTGAGGTAGCTGAACTACTTATTGAGCGAGGGGCATCTGTAACTCTCCGTACCAAGAAG GGCCTCAGCCCACTGGAGACACTACAGCAGTGGGTGAAGCTGTACTTCAGGGACCTTGACCTTGAGACAAGGCGGAAGGCGGCGTGCATGGAGAGGAGGCTCCAGGTAGCCTCCTCAGGCCAAG cCCCCCACGGCTCCCCTGCTGTCCAGACCATTCCAAGTAACCATCTCTTTGACCCCGAGACCTCTCCCCCCTCAAGCCCCTGTCCAGAAGCCTCTTCATGTACCCCTAGACCTCCAGAGGCCTCTCCAGCCCCCGCTAAGGTCTTTCTGGAGGAAACTGTGGCTGCTGTGTCCAGACCTCGAAGGAACAGGCACAGGCCAACCAGCAGCAGTAGCAGCTCAGAGGATGAGGACAACGTGGGTCACTGCAGGCCATCTCAGAAAAGACTGAGGCATTCTCTCAAAGCACAACCAGATGAAGCCCAGACACCTGACCCATCATCCAAAAGCAGAGACACAGCCACATCAAGTGCTTGCCGGGCTGCTTACCAAGCAGCCATCCGAGGAGTGGGTAGTGCCCAGAGCCGTCGCTTGGTACCTAGCCTGCCTCGGGCCTCAGATGAAGTCCCCACCCCCAAGGCAGCACTCATTCCTGAGGAGGAGTTCCTAGCTGGAGAATGGCTGGAGTTAGATACACCTCTGACCCGCAGTAGCAGGCCTAGTACCTCAGGGTCAGACTATGAGCGATGCCCTGTCAGGCATCCAACTCGTGCCAAGCAGAGTCGTTTGACATGTCTTGATGGTTGGGGTACATGGACTAAAGCAAGAGATGGCAGCCTGGCTACAGAGCCTCCAGAGAGCCCCAGCATGCCTAGGACCTCGGGACCCAACAGGGAAAATTGCACAGCAGGCCAGCCTTTG CTTCTGGTCCAGCCTCCTCCCATCCGGGTTCGAGTTCAAGTTCAGGATAACCTTTTCCTCATCCCTGTCCCACACAG TGATGTCCACTCTGTGGCTTGGCTAGGAGAGCAAGCTGCCCAGCGCTACTACCAAACATGTGGGCTACTTCCAAGGCTCACCCTACGGAAGGATGGAGCACTATTGGCTCCACATGACCTCATCCCCGATGTGCTGCAGAGTAATGATGAG GTGCTGGCTGAAGTAACTTCATGGGACCTTCCGCCTCTGACTGACCGCTACCGAAGGGCCTGCCAGAGCCTGGGCCAAG GAGAGCACCAGCAAGTGCTGCAGGCCATGGAGCAACAGAGTTCAAGCCCTTCATTTAGTGCCTGTTCCCTGGCCTTGTGCCAAGCCCAGCTCATACCCCTGCTGCGGGCCCTCAAGTTACACACAACACTTCGGGAGCTGCGCCTTGCTGGGAACCGGCTAGGTGATGGATGTGCTCCCGAGCTGCTGGCTACCCTGGGCACCATGCCTAACCTGGTCCTTCTTGATCTGTCTTCCAATCACTTGAGCCAGGAAGGTCTGCGCCAGCTTGTTGAAGGCTCCTCAGGCCAAGCCACTTTACAG AACTTGGAGGAACTGGACTTGAGCATGAATCCACTAGGAGATGGCTGTGGCCAGGCTCTGGCCTCCCTTCTGCGGGCCTGTCCCATGCTTAGTACCCTGCACCTACAGGCCTGTGGCTTCAGTGCCGGCTTCTTCCAGAGCCACCAGGCTGCTCTGGGTAGCGCCTTCCAAG ATGTTGAGCACCTGAAGACCTTGTCCTTATCTTACAACACGCTCGGTGCTCCTGCCCTGGCGAGGGTGCTGCAGAGTTTACCGGCCCATACCCTCCTGCGTTTGGAGCTTAGCTCTGTGGCAGCCAGCAAGAGCAACTTGAGTCTCGTAGAGCCTGTTGTCAAATACTTGACCAAG GAAGGCTGTGCTCTGGCCCACCTAACCCTGTCTGCAAACTCCCTGTGTGACAAGGCTGTGAGAGAACTGAGCAG
- the Tonsl gene encoding tonsoku-like protein isoform X1 yields the protein MTLEQELRQLRKAKARAQRNGQLREEAVYCHQLGELLAGHGHFMEALEEHRQELHLLESVQDTLGCAVAHRKIGERLAEMEDYSAALKHQHLYLDLAGSLSNHTELQRAWATIGRTHLDVYDHHQSRDALLQAQAAFEKSLAIVDEKLEGMLTQRELSEMRTRLYLNLGLTFESLKQTALCNDYFKKSIFLAEQNSLYEDLFRAQYNLGAVHWRGGQHSQAIRCLEGARECARAMKMRFMESECCVVVSQVLQDLGDFLAAKRALKKAYRLGSQKPSQRVAVCQSLKYVLAVIQLQQQLEEAEGKDPQRAIAICEQLGDLFSKVGDFPKASEAYQRQLHFAERLNRPDLELAVIHVSLATTLGDMKDHRKAVHHYEEELRLRKGNALEEANTWFNIALSREEAGDAYELLAPCFQKAFSCAQKAQRFQLQRQILQHLHAVQLKLQPQEAPDTETKLQELSMAKDTEEEEEEEEEEEEASEALETSELELSESEDDGDSLSQKLEEDEELQSCLGRRKANKWNRRNDMGETLLHRACIEGQLRRVQDLVRQGHPLNPRDYCGWTPLHEACNYGHLEIVRFLLDHGATVDDPGGQGCDGITPLHDALNCGHFEVAELLIERGASVTLRTKKGLSPLETLQQWVKLYFRDLDLETRRKAACMERRLQVASSGQAPHGSPAVQTIPSNHLFDPETSPPSSPCPEASSCTPRPPEASPAPAKVFLEETVAAVSRPRRNRHRPTSSSSSSEDEDNVGHCRPSQKRLRHSLKAQPDEAQTPDPSSKSRDTATSSACRAAYQAAIRGVGSAQSRRLVPSLPRASDEVPTPKAALIPEEEFLAGEWLELDTPLTRSSRPSTSGSDYERCPVRHPTRAKQSRLTCLDGWGTWTKARDGSLATEPPESPSMPRTSGPNRENCTAGQPLLLVQPPPIRVRVQVQDNLFLIPVPHSSDVHSVAWLGEQAAQRYYQTCGLLPRLTLRKDGALLAPHDLIPDVLQSNDEVLAEVTSWDLPPLTDRYRRACQSLGQGEHQQVLQAMEQQSSSPSFSACSLALCQAQLIPLLRALKLHTTLRELRLAGNRLGDGCAPELLATLGTMPNLVLLDLSSNHLSQEGLRQLVEGSSGQATLQNLEELDLSMNPLGDGCGQALASLLRACPMLSTLHLQACGFSAGFFQSHQAALGSAFQDVEHLKTLSLSYNTLGAPALARVLQSLPAHTLLRLELSSVAASKSNLSLVEPVVKYLTKEGCALAHLTLSANSLCDKAVRELSRCLPCCPSLVSLDLSANPEVSCASLEELLSILQERPQGLSFLGLSGCSIQGPLNSDIWDKIFMQLQELQLCSKRLSTRDRDAVCRRLPASACSLDQGPKLFFKCL from the exons ATGACCCTGGAACAGGAGCTTCGCC AGCTGAGGAAGGCCAAGGCCAGGGCTCAGAGAAATGGACAGCTGCGCGAAGAGGCAGTCTACTGCCACCAGCTGGGGGAGCTGCTGGCTGGCCACG GCCACTTCATGGAAGCCTTGGAGGAGCATCGGCAGGAGCTACATTTGCTAGAGAGCGTTCAGGACACCCTAGGCTGCGCAGTGGCCCACCGCAAGATCGGAGAACGGCTGGCCGAGATGGAGGATTACTCTGCTGCTCTGAAG CACCAGCACCTCTACCTGGATCTGGCCGGTTCCCTGTCCAACCACACTGAGCTGCAGAGAGCCTGGGCCACCATTGGCCGCACCCATCTAGATGTGTATGATCACCACCAGTCAAGAGACGCCTTACTGCAGGCACAGGCTGCCTTTGAGAAGAGCTTGGCTATTGTGGATGAGAAACTAGAGG GGATGCTGACCCAGCGAGAACTAAGTGAGATGCGGACTCGACTCTATCTCAACCTGGGCCTGACCTTTGAGAGTCTGAAGCAGACAGCCCTGTGCAATGACTACTTCAAGAAGAGCATCTTTCTTGCTGA GCAGAACAGTCTCTATGAAGATCTATTCCGGGCCCAATACAACCTGGGTGCCGTCCACTGGCGTGGAGGGCAGCACTCTCAGGCCATACGCTGCCTGGAGGGGGCCCGGGAGTGTGCACGTGCTATGAAAATGAGATTCATGGAAAGTGAATGCTGCGTGGTAGTGTCCCAG gtGCTCCAAGATCTGGGGGACTTTCTGGCTGCCAAACGAGCCCTGAAGAAGGCCTATAGGTTGGGCTCCCAGAAGCCTTCCCAGAGAGTAGCTGTCTGTCAGAGTCTCAAGTATG TATTGGCAGTGAtccagctgcagcagcagctggAAGAGGCTGAGGGCAAAGATCCTCAACGTGCCATAGCTATCTGTGAGCAGCTGGGGGACCTTTTCTCCAAGGTGGGTGACTTTCCAAAGGCATCAGAGGCTTACCAGAGGCAG CTGCACTTTGCTGAGCGGCTGAACAGACCGGATCTCGAGCTGGCTGTCATCCACGTGTCCCTGGCCACCACACTGGGAGACATGAAAGATCACCGCAAGGCTGTACACCACTATGAAGAGGAACTGAGGCTTCGCAAGGGCAATGCCCTGGAG GAGGCTAACACTTGGTTCAATATTGCACTGTCACGAGAGGAAGCTGGTGACGCATATGAGCTGCTAGCGCCATGCTTCCAGAAGGCTTTTAGCTGCGCCCAGAAGGCCCAGCGCTTCCAGCTACAG AGGCAGATCTTACAGCACCTTCATGCCGTGCAACTAAAGTTGCAGCCCCAAGAAGCCCCCGACACTGAAACAAAACTGCAGGAACTGAGTATGGcaaaagacacagaggaagaggaggaggaggaagaagaggaagaagaagccaGTGAGGCCCTGGAGACCAGTGAACTAGAACTCTCAGAGAGTG aggatgACGGTGACAGCCTGTCTCAGAAGCTGGAGGAAGATGAGGAACTTCAGAGCTGTCTGGGCCGGCGGAAGGCAAACAAG TGGAACAGGCGCAATGACATGGGAGAGACCCTGCTGCACCGAGCCTGCATCGAAGGCCAACTGCGCCGCGTCCAGGATCTTGTGAGGCAG GGCCATCCTCTGAATCCCCGAGACTACTGTGGCTGGACACCTCTACATGAAGCATGCAACTATGGGCATCTTG AGATCGTCCGCTTCCTTCTGGACCACGGAGCAACAGTGGATGACCCAGGTGGCCAGGGATGTGATGGCATCACTCCCCTGCATGATGCCCTCAACTGTGGTCATTTTGAGGTAGCTGAACTACTTATTGAGCGAGGGGCATCTGTAACTCTCCGTACCAAGAAG GGCCTCAGCCCACTGGAGACACTACAGCAGTGGGTGAAGCTGTACTTCAGGGACCTTGACCTTGAGACAAGGCGGAAGGCGGCGTGCATGGAGAGGAGGCTCCAGGTAGCCTCCTCAGGCCAAG cCCCCCACGGCTCCCCTGCTGTCCAGACCATTCCAAGTAACCATCTCTTTGACCCCGAGACCTCTCCCCCCTCAAGCCCCTGTCCAGAAGCCTCTTCATGTACCCCTAGACCTCCAGAGGCCTCTCCAGCCCCCGCTAAGGTCTTTCTGGAGGAAACTGTGGCTGCTGTGTCCAGACCTCGAAGGAACAGGCACAGGCCAACCAGCAGCAGTAGCAGCTCAGAGGATGAGGACAACGTGGGTCACTGCAGGCCATCTCAGAAAAGACTGAGGCATTCTCTCAAAGCACAACCAGATGAAGCCCAGACACCTGACCCATCATCCAAAAGCAGAGACACAGCCACATCAAGTGCTTGCCGGGCTGCTTACCAAGCAGCCATCCGAGGAGTGGGTAGTGCCCAGAGCCGTCGCTTGGTACCTAGCCTGCCTCGGGCCTCAGATGAAGTCCCCACCCCCAAGGCAGCACTCATTCCTGAGGAGGAGTTCCTAGCTGGAGAATGGCTGGAGTTAGATACACCTCTGACCCGCAGTAGCAGGCCTAGTACCTCAGGGTCAGACTATGAGCGATGCCCTGTCAGGCATCCAACTCGTGCCAAGCAGAGTCGTTTGACATGTCTTGATGGTTGGGGTACATGGACTAAAGCAAGAGATGGCAGCCTGGCTACAGAGCCTCCAGAGAGCCCCAGCATGCCTAGGACCTCGGGACCCAACAGGGAAAATTGCACAGCAGGCCAGCCTTTG CTTCTGGTCCAGCCTCCTCCCATCCGGGTTCGAGTTCAAGTTCAGGATAACCTTTTCCTCATCCCTGTCCCACACAG CAGTGATGTCCACTCTGTGGCTTGGCTAGGAGAGCAAGCTGCCCAGCGCTACTACCAAACATGTGGGCTACTTCCAAGGCTCACCCTACGGAAGGATGGAGCACTATTGGCTCCACATGACCTCATCCCCGATGTGCTGCAGAGTAATGATGAG GTGCTGGCTGAAGTAACTTCATGGGACCTTCCGCCTCTGACTGACCGCTACCGAAGGGCCTGCCAGAGCCTGGGCCAAG GAGAGCACCAGCAAGTGCTGCAGGCCATGGAGCAACAGAGTTCAAGCCCTTCATTTAGTGCCTGTTCCCTGGCCTTGTGCCAAGCCCAGCTCATACCCCTGCTGCGGGCCCTCAAGTTACACACAACACTTCGGGAGCTGCGCCTTGCTGGGAACCGGCTAGGTGATGGATGTGCTCCCGAGCTGCTGGCTACCCTGGGCACCATGCCTAACCTGGTCCTTCTTGATCTGTCTTCCAATCACTTGAGCCAGGAAGGTCTGCGCCAGCTTGTTGAAGGCTCCTCAGGCCAAGCCACTTTACAG AACTTGGAGGAACTGGACTTGAGCATGAATCCACTAGGAGATGGCTGTGGCCAGGCTCTGGCCTCCCTTCTGCGGGCCTGTCCCATGCTTAGTACCCTGCACCTACAGGCCTGTGGCTTCAGTGCCGGCTTCTTCCAGAGCCACCAGGCTGCTCTGGGTAGCGCCTTCCAAG ATGTTGAGCACCTGAAGACCTTGTCCTTATCTTACAACACGCTCGGTGCTCCTGCCCTGGCGAGGGTGCTGCAGAGTTTACCGGCCCATACCCTCCTGCGTTTGGAGCTTAGCTCTGTGGCAGCCAGCAAGAGCAACTTGAGTCTCGTAGAGCCTGTTGTCAAATACTTGACCAAG GAAGGCTGTGCTCTGGCCCACCTAACCCTGTCTGCAAACTCCCTGTGTGACAAGGCTGTGAGAGAACTGAGCAG
- the Cyhr1 gene encoding LOW QUALITY PROTEIN: cysteine and histidine-rich protein 1 isoform X3 (The sequence of the model RefSeq protein was modified relative to this genomic sequence to represent the inferred CDS: inserted 2 bases in 2 codons): MSGAEEAGGGGPAAGPXGAVPAGVGVGAGPGAVAGPAAAALGEAAGPGLPDEAGLAGARQLQEAAGDPDAPPKKRLRXAEAAEAAAAAVAAGSGKLEERLYSVLCCTVCLDLPKASVYQCTNGHLMCAGCFIHLLADARLKEEQATCPNCRCEISKSLCCRNLAVEKAVSELPSECGFCLRQFPRSLLERHQKEECQDRVTQCKYKRIGCPWHGPFHELTVHEAACAHPTKTGNELMEILDEMDQSHRKEMQLYNSIFSLLSFEKIGYTEVQFRPYRTDDFITRLYYETPRFTVLNQTWVLKARVNDSERNPNLSCKRTLSFQLLLKSKVTAPLECSFLLLKGPYDDVRISPVIYHFVFTNESNETDYVPLPIIDSVECNKLLAAKNINLRLFLFQIQK; this comes from the exons ATGTCCGGCGCCGAGGAGGCCGGCGGGGGTGGCCCGGCTGCGGGGC CGGGTGCCGTGCCGGCCGGGGTCGGGGTAGGGGCCGGGCCTGGGGCTGTCGCGGGACCGGCTGCGGCGGCGCTGGGCGAGGCGGCGGGGCCCGGGCTCCCGGACGAGGCGGGCCTGGCTGGCGCTCGGCAGCTGCAAGAGGCGGCCGGCGACCCTGACGCGCCGCCCAAGAAGCGGCTGC CGGCCGAGGCGGCcgaggcggcggcggcggcggtggcAGCGGGCAGCGGGAAGCTGGAGGAGCGGCTGTACTCGGTGCTGTGCTGCACCGTGTGCCTGGACCTGCCCAAGGCTTCCGTGTACCAG TGTACTAACGGTCACTTGATGTGCGCTGGCTGTTTTATCCACCTACTAGCAGATGCCCGGCTGAAGGAGGAGCAGGCCACATGTCCCAACTGTCGTTGTGAGATCAGTAAGAGCCTCTGCTGCCGGAACCTGGCCGTGGAGAAAGCTGTGAGCGAGCTGCCTTCAGAGTGTGGCTTCTGTCTTCGTCAGTTCCCTCGCTCCCTCCTAGAGAGGCACCAGAAAGAGGAATGCCAGGACAG GGTAACACAGTGCAAGTACAAGCGTATTGGCTGCCCATGGCACGGCCCTTTCCATGAGCTGACAGTGCATGAAGCTGCATGTGCTCACCCAACCAAGACAGGCAATGAGCTGATGGAAATCCTAGATGAGATGGATCAGAGCCACCGCAAGGAGATGCAGCTCTATAATAGCATCTTCAGCCTGCTCAGCTTTGAGAAGATTGGCTACACAG AGGTTCAGTTCCGGCCTTATCGCACTGATGACTTCATTACACGCCTGTACTATGAAACACCACGGTTCACAGTACTGAACCAGACATGGGTCCTGAAGGCTCGTGTGAATGACTCGGAGCGCAACCCCAACCTGTCGTGCAAGCGCACACTTTCCTTCCAGCTACTCCTCAAGAGCAAGGTCACGGCGCCCCTGGAGTGCTCTTTTCTTCTGCTCAAGGGCCCATACGATGATGTGAGGATCAGCCCTGTCATCTACCACTTTGTCTTCACCAATGAGAGCAATGAGACAGACTATGTGCCGCTGCCCATCATCGACTCTGTGGAGTGCAACAAGCTGCTGGCTGCCAAGAACATTAATCTGCGGCTCTTCCTGTTCCAAATACAGAAGTAG